In Armatimonadota bacterium, the sequence TGATCGTCGAACTCGAAGGCGAACTCCCCGAGATCGAAGCCGAACTGGCGCACCTGATGCGGGTCATCAAGGTTTCGGGGGCCTACGAAGTCCGCCTGGCGCGCGACGAGGCGCAGCGGCAGGTGATCTGGAAGGGGCGTAAGAGCGCGTTCTCCGCGGTGGGGCGACTGAGCCCCGATTACATCGTCCAGGACGGCGTCGTCCCGCGCGGCCGGCTCGCAGAGGCGCTCGCGGAGATCGAGCGGTTGAGCCGCGAGTCAGGCATCCGCGTCGCCAACGTGTTCCACGCCGGCGACGGCAACCTGCACCCGCTCATCCTCTACGACGGACGCCAGCCGGGCGCGCTGGCACGGGCGGAGGAACTCGCCGGCGAGATCCTGCGGCTGTGCGTGCGTCTGGGGGGATCGATCACCGGCGAGCACGGCGTGGGGATGGAAAAGCGCGACTACCTGCCGCAGATGTTCGGCCAGGCGGACCTGGAGGCGATGCGGCGGTTGCGGCGGGCTGTCGACCCGCTGGAACTGTCCAACCGGGGCAAGATGTTCCCATCGCGCGAGTGAGCCTGCGCATGATCTGCCGCCCACGCAGCATCGACGATGTGCAGGAGGTGGTGCGCGAGCGTACGCGGATCAGGCCGCGCGGGGGCGGCACCAAGACCGCGCTCTCGGCTCCCGCCGACGGCGAGACGGTCGTGGACATGTCGGGCCTGACAGGGGTCGTGGAGTACGATCCGGGCGAGTTCACCTTCAGCGCGCTGGCTGGCACGCCGGTGCGCGAAGTGGAAGCACTGCTTGCACAGCACGGTCAGTACCTACCCTTCGACCCGCCGCTCGCCGCGGCGGGGGCCACGCTGGGTGGGACCGTCGCCGCGGGTTTGAGCGGGCCCCGGCGGTATCGCTACGGCGGGGTACGGGACTTCGTGCTCGGCGTGCGATTCGTCGACGGCGAGGGGCGCGTCGTGCGTGGCGGCGGCAAGGTCGTCAAGAACGTCGCCGGTTTCGACTTTCCCAAGCTGATGGTCGGGAGCCTGGGGCGGTTGGGTGTGCTGGTCGAACTCTCGTTCAAGGTCTTCCCGAGGCCACGGTCGTACGCAACGGTGCACGTCGAGCGCGCCGACATGAGCGCGGCGGTGGAGGCGCTGAAAGACCTCTACGTGAGTCGGTTCGACATCGAGGCGCTGGACCTGGAGCCGCCGGGCGTTCTGTGGGTACGAATCGGGGGCCTATCCGAGTCCCTGGACGTGCGGCTGCAGCGGCTGCTGGAGTTCTTGGGGCGGGCGGCGCGGGTTTTGCGCGGCGACGAGGAAGTTGCGCTGTGGGAGTCCGTCCGCGAGTTCTCGTGGGTTCCCGCCGGATGTTCCCTGGTCAAGGTGTCAATCACACCGGGACGGGTTACGGCACTGGAGGAGCGACTGGCAGCGAGGGAGCCTGCGCGCCGGTACAGCGTCGGCGGCAACCTGGCATGGGTAGCGTGCCCCGGTGACCTCGGAGACCTGGACGCGATCCTGACGTCTGTTGGACTGGCGGGCCTGTGCGTTCTGGGTCCTCCGGGGCGGGTGCGCCTGGGCGCGTGGGGCGACGGTGTGTTCGCCGAGAGGGTGAAGCGCGCCCTCGACCCTGGGGGGCGCTTCGGGAGAATTGCCTAGTGCAGCATAAGATTCCGCTGGGGCGGTACGGAGCGGCCGGTGCGCACATGGCCCAGGCCGTGGAGACGTGCGTGCACTGCGGGTTCTGTCTTCCCGCCTGCCCCACGTACCGTGTGCTCGGCGAAGAGATGGACTCCCCGCGCGGCCGCATCTTCCTCATGAAGGAAGTCCTGGAGGGCAGTCTGGCACCGGACGAAGCGGCGCCGTTCGTCGACAGGTGCCTGGGGTGCATGGCCTGCGTGACCGCATGCCCTTCCGGAGTCCGGTACGGCGAGCTGCTCGTACCTTTCCGCGATCATGCCGAACAGCACCGCCGCCGGCCCATCGGCGAGCGGGTGCTGCGTCGGGTGGTGATGGCGACGCTGCCCCATCCGGGGCGGTTCCGTCTCGCCGCGTGGGCAGGACGCCTCGCGGGCCCGTTGGCCCATATCCTGCCGTCACGCCTGCAGGCGATGGTGGAACTGCTCCCGTCTTCCCTTCCCTCGGCATTGCCGTTGCCTGAGGTCGTTCCGGCGCAGGGAACGCGTCGCGCGCGCGTGGCGCTGCTGTCGGGATGTGTGCAGGAGGTGCTCGCGCCCGAGATCAACCGGGCGACGCTGCGTGTGCTGAGCCGCAACGGCATCGAGACCGTGATCTCCAAGGAGCAGGGATGCTGCGGCGCTCTCCCGATGCACGCGGGAGAAGCGAAGCTGGCGCGCGCTCTGGCTCGCCGCAACCTCGCAGCGTTCCCTCCCGACGTGGATGCGGTGGTGACGAATGCGGCCGGATGCGGATCGGCGATGCGCGAGTACGGCCTGCTGTTTGCCGGCCACCCCGAAGCGCCGACCGCCGAGGCGTTGGCGCGCAGGGTGCGCGACGTGAGCGACTTCCTCGCCGAAGTCGGCATCGTGCCTTCAGGCTCGCTTGGTGCTGGGGTACGGGTGGCCTACCACGATCCCTGCCACCTCGCTCACGCGCAGGGGGTACGCGAGGCACCGCGGCGGCTGCTGTCAACCGTCGCCAACCTGAGTCTATTGGAGCCGGAGGAGTGGGAGATCTGCTGCGGGTCGGCTGGGATCTACAACCTCGAACAGCCGGACATCGCCCAAGACCTCGGCCGCCGCAAGGCCCACAACCTGCTGGCCACCGGTGCCGAGGTGGTGGCCACCGGCAACGTCGGGTGCATCGTGCAGATCCGGGCGCACCTCGCGAGGCTGGGCAGATCCCTGCCCGTCTTGCACACCATGGAGATCCTCGACCGGGCGTATTCTGGGCTTCCCCTCGCGTAGGTGCCAGCCACGGTGGTGGCACGGTGGTCAGACCATCAGACCACGTGCCAGGCACGCAACGGTGTCAGGCACCCACGTCGCGTATCTGCCGGGCCTTGTGCACCACCGCCTGCGCCATCCGGACCGAGGCCGCATCGACCATCCGGCCGTCGACGGCGAGGACCCCGCGTCCGTCGCGCCGCGCCTGTTCGTAGGCCTCCAGCACACGCCGTGCCCAGATGACTTCGGCTTCGGTCGGGGAGAAGACTTCGTTGGCGATCGGAACCTGCGCTGGGTGGACGCACCACTTGCCGTCGAACCCCATCGCCCGCGCCACCTCGCACGAACGCCGGAAGCCCTCGAGGTCGCGAACGCCGGCAAACGGGCCGTCCTGCGCGCGCAGCCCACGGGCGCGGGCGGCGACCACGATGCGGTGCATCGGATAGTGCCAGCGGTGACCGGGATATCGGGCATCCCACTCGTCGGGCACACCGATGGCCGTCGAGGGCATGCCCATCGATGCCGCATAGTCTCCCGGACCGAAGACCAAGGCTTCGAGTCGATCGCTGGCCGCCGCGATGAGGTCGACGTTGACCACACCCAGCGCCGTCTCGATCTGTGCCTCGATCCCGATCCGACGGCCGCCTCCCGCAGCGAGCTCGAGCTGATCGAGCAGCGTCGCGACAAACGTAACGTCCTCGATGCGCCCGACCTTGGGCACCATCACGCAGTCGACGACGGTTCCGGCCGATTCCAAGATCTCGACGAGGTCGCCGTACGCCCAGGGTGTGTCCAGGGCGTTGATGCGGAACATGCACACCCTTCCAGTCCAGTCCAGGTCCTGCAAGGCGCGAACCACGTTGGCCCGGCTCGGCGCTTTGTGCTCGGGCGGGACCGCGTCCTCGAGATCGACGAGTACCGCGTCTGCGCCGGAAGCCAGGGCCTTCTCGATCATCCGTGCGCTCGAGGCGGGGACGACGAGGATCGACCGCTCGAGCCTGGGTGGGACCATGCCGACCTCCTCGATATCTGTGTGACAATGAGTTCGCAAACGCGTGGGCGGGATCCTACGGAGTATGAAGATCGTCGTGACGCGTCCTGAGCTGGACACGATGACCGGCCGCGACCGCTGGCTGGTGACGTACGCCGTGATGCTCGGCATGTTCCTGGCGGCGCTGGATACGACGATCGTCGCGACGGCTCTGCCCACGATCGCCCGCACGCTGGACGGCATCGAACTGTACCCGTGGGTCGTCGCCGCATACTCGCTAACGATGACCGCGGGGACTCCTGTGTTCGGTCGCCTCAGCGACCGGTATGGACGTCGGCGCGTATACCTGTTCGGGATCGCGGCGTTCCTCGCAGGCTCGGCGCTGTGTGGTGCGGCGCGGACGATGCCGCAGCTCGTCGTGTTCCGGGCGATCCAGGGGATCGGGGCTGGGGCGCTGCTGCCGATCGCCATCACGATCATCGGCGACATCTACACCGTGGAGGAGCGCGCGCGCATCCAGGGGCTGTTCAGCGGCGTGTGGGGCGTGGCGAGCATCGTCGGTCCCGTCTTGGGCGGCGTGATCGTGAACTTCTGGTCGTGGCCGTGGATCTTCTATGTGAACCTTCCGATCGGGGCCGTAGCGCTGTGGGTCGTGTGGAGAGGGTATCCGGAGCGTCCCGCGGCCGCCGAGGGCGACGTGGACGTGCCGGGAGCCGTGCTGCTGGTGGCTTCCGTGGTGCTGCTGCTGGTGAGCCTCGAGCGGGGAAGCGTGCACTGGGCCGGTGTCGGGGCGAGCGTGCTGCTGGGGGCTGTGTTCGTGTACAGGGAAACACGGGTGGCGCACCCAATCCTGCCCCTGGAGTTGTTTCGCAACCGCGTCGTGGCGGTGACGTCGATCAGCGGGTTGCTGATCGGGGCCGCGTTGTTCGGGAGTTTGTACTACATTCCTCTGTTCGTCCAGGGCGTGCGGGGTGGGGCGGCGACCGACGCGGGGTTTGCGCTGATGCCGCTGATGCTGTCGTGGACGGTCGCGAGCACGATCGGCGGCCGCCTGATATTGCGGATCGGTTTCCGCGCGATCGCCTCCGTTGGGCTTGCGCTGCTGGCCGGCGGCTTCGTGTTGCTGACACGCATGAACCCGCAGATGTCTGTCGCGGCGGTGCAGTTCGCGACCGCCCTGCTCGGCACGGGCATGGGACTCGCGATCCTGGTGTTCGTGCTCGCCGTGCAGACTTCGGTCCCCTACGCGCAGCGTGGTCTCGCCACGTCGCTGACCCTGTTCTTCCGGACGATCGGCGGCGCGATCGGTGTGAGTTTGCTGGGTAGCCTCCTGCTCGCGCGTCTGGCGGCCGACGGGTTTCCCGCGCGGGCGGTGCAGACGGTCCTCGACCCGGTCAGGCGCGCGGCGCTGCCCGGCGCCACGCTGAGCGCGATGCAGGATTCGCTCGCCTCCGGGCTCGGCACGCTGTTTGCGGTGTCGCTGGTCCTGGTGCTTCTCGCGCTCGTCTCGCTGCGCTGGCTGCCGGCCGGACGGGCGGTTGACCTCCGCGCGTCGGTCGCTCCGGAAGCCGCCGAGTAGCAAAGACCCCAGCAGCCCGAACCTACGTGTCTGTGGGCTTCGGCTGGCCTTGAGATCCCCGTGCCCCCGCTGGCCGGCGATCGGTGGGCTTGACTGCGATCACCGTCGCGGTGAACACCGGCGCCGCCGAACAGCACCCGGCTTCGCCGCATCCGTCGGACAGGCCGCGCGTCAGGCGCACGCCCACGAACCCCGCCTCCCGGACGGCCCGCAGGTACTCCGCCACGGGGAGCGCCCCCGCCAGACACGCGCTCCAAGCTTCCGGATCCTCGCGCAGTTCTTGCGGCAGCGCCGCCGACGCCAGGATGTCGGAGACGACGAGCCGACCGCCGGGCCGCAGCACCCGGTACGCTTCTCGGAAGACGCGGGCCT encodes:
- a CDS encoding CoA ester lyase; the encoded protein is MVPPRLERSILVVPASSARMIEKALASGADAVLVDLEDAVPPEHKAPSRANVVRALQDLDWTGRVCMFRINALDTPWAYGDLVEILESAGTVVDCVMVPKVGRIEDVTFVATLLDQLELAAGGGRRIGIEAQIETALGVVNVDLIAAASDRLEALVFGPGDYAASMGMPSTAIGVPDEWDARYPGHRWHYPMHRIVVAARARGLRAQDGPFAGVRDLEGFRRSCEVARAMGFDGKWCVHPAQVPIANEVFSPTEAEVIWARRVLEAYEQARRDGRGVLAVDGRMVDAASVRMAQAVVHKARQIRDVGA
- a CDS encoding MDR family MFS transporter; translated protein: MKIVVTRPELDTMTGRDRWLVTYAVMLGMFLAALDTTIVATALPTIARTLDGIELYPWVVAAYSLTMTAGTPVFGRLSDRYGRRRVYLFGIAAFLAGSALCGAARTMPQLVVFRAIQGIGAGALLPIAITIIGDIYTVEERARIQGLFSGVWGVASIVGPVLGGVIVNFWSWPWIFYVNLPIGAVALWVVWRGYPERPAAAEGDVDVPGAVLLVASVVLLLVSLERGSVHWAGVGASVLLGAVFVYRETRVAHPILPLELFRNRVVAVTSISGLLIGAALFGSLYYIPLFVQGVRGGAATDAGFALMPLMLSWTVASTIGGRLILRIGFRAIASVGLALLAGGFVLLTRMNPQMSVAAVQFATALLGTGMGLAILVFVLAVQTSVPYAQRGLATSLTLFFRTIGGAIGVSLLGSLLLARLAADGFPARAVQTVLDPVRRAALPGATLSAMQDSLASGLGTLFAVSLVLVLLALVSLRWLPAGRAVDLRASVAPEAAE
- the glcF gene encoding glycolate oxidase subunit GlcF, coding for MQHKIPLGRYGAAGAHMAQAVETCVHCGFCLPACPTYRVLGEEMDSPRGRIFLMKEVLEGSLAPDEAAPFVDRCLGCMACVTACPSGVRYGELLVPFRDHAEQHRRRPIGERVLRRVVMATLPHPGRFRLAAWAGRLAGPLAHILPSRLQAMVELLPSSLPSALPLPEVVPAQGTRRARVALLSGCVQEVLAPEINRATLRVLSRNGIETVISKEQGCCGALPMHAGEAKLARALARRNLAAFPPDVDAVVTNAAGCGSAMREYGLLFAGHPEAPTAEALARRVRDVSDFLAEVGIVPSGSLGAGVRVAYHDPCHLAHAQGVREAPRRLLSTVANLSLLEPEEWEICCGSAGIYNLEQPDIAQDLGRRKAHNLLATGAEVVATGNVGCIVQIRAHLARLGRSLPVLHTMEILDRAYSGLPLA
- a CDS encoding FAD-binding protein, whose translation is MICRPRSIDDVQEVVRERTRIRPRGGGTKTALSAPADGETVVDMSGLTGVVEYDPGEFTFSALAGTPVREVEALLAQHGQYLPFDPPLAAAGATLGGTVAAGLSGPRRYRYGGVRDFVLGVRFVDGEGRVVRGGGKVVKNVAGFDFPKLMVGSLGRLGVLVELSFKVFPRPRSYATVHVERADMSAAVEALKDLYVSRFDIEALDLEPPGVLWVRIGGLSESLDVRLQRLLEFLGRAARVLRGDEEVALWESVREFSWVPAGCSLVKVSITPGRVTALEERLAAREPARRYSVGGNLAWVACPGDLGDLDAILTSVGLAGLCVLGPPGRVRLGAWGDGVFAERVKRALDPGGRFGRIA